The genomic window tgcaAGGTGCTGAGGCTGATGTAACCCAGACAGCCGGTGGCTTCACCTGTATAGGATTTGCCCTTGAGATGAGTCAGCTGTACCAGGACTGTACTGTATAGAAGAGCTGCCATCTGATTGTGCCTCACTGTCATCCTGTCAAGACATTCttttgcagctcctgctgcctttaGTGCAGTTCTGGCTTTGCTGGGAGGTTCTCACAGACAGCTGTCAGTACCAGTATCGTGACATCCCACTCTGTTTCTTACGCAGTGCAACAAGTCACAAAAGAGATTTGAATATGTCTGGAGAAATACAAAAGTGAGTGCTGCCaatctaactttttttttcttttcaactgtCATTCCCAGGTTCAAAAGTCACATGTTCACTGATGCCCAGCATGGATTTGATCTGCCCAAGTCCCTGGCTCTGAGCAGTGTTGCTGTTCGCATTCTGCACACTCGCTACGACCATGTGTCTCCCCTTTGGCTGCTCTGCCAAGGGCTGCCAAACCTGGAAACCTTGGAGAGCAAAGAGGCAAGTGAGCACCCAAAAGACAGTGCAGAAGAaccaggagaagagggaaagaaaccCAGAGAAGAACCCAGTGTAGGTGCTGGAGAAGAAACAGGTCCTGAGGGGAGAAAGGTACGGCCAGACCCTCCCAGGGGACATTGCCTATTGCTCTTGTGAAGTCGAGGCCCAGTCCCAGCCTCTTAGTGAGGGCTGTGCAGGAGAGGCAAAGTCTGCAATGTTTTATAGGGGGAAGGGCAAGTTAGAGGAACTTGGGTGGGTGGGAGATGAGGAGTAGGATCAAGGcatggggaaagggagggaagggaaagggaaggtgaAGGAAGGAtaagagggaaggaggagtggAGTTGACAGTGGGGTGGGGGATGGCTGGGGCAGAGAGTGGGGTCGGTGGGGGGAAGAGGGGCAGGGGAAAGAGGGGCGGGGGGAACGGGGCGGAAGGATCCCCCCCGTAACCCTTTCCCACCCCATTCATCCTGCCTTCTCTGCAGGTGCAATCCTTCAGGAAAGAACAGCACAGTACCATTGCTACAGGGGAGGACACTGAGAGGAAATCAGCCATCTCAGACAGATCATCCCAAGGTCATTGCTTAGCTTTCATCTGCAGCATAACAGGGAATTTGTCCCCACACTTACGttcttttatttactgtttATGTTTCTGTGCAGATGCagtttcttccctttctgtAGTTTCTGTATTATTATGGAGTGTATGTTTCTGGGTGAGATGCACAATATCTTTGCATCTCCCAGGCTCTCTGGTGAGCCTGACTCCCTGAGAAATAAAGGTACTCAAATGCATATAGTGTTTGCCATTTCAGTGTTGTAGAGTGTTCCTTGGTGTTACCTAATTGTGTGCTTAAAGCAAGATTCATATGACCCTCTGTTAAAACAAGGCCTAATTCGAGGAAATAAAGCAGTTTATCTGGCCCACACAAATTATCAATTTCTTCAGCATTGTTTGTGTCATGCTTTGGTTTCATAACTGAGTTTTCTGGTAGAatagactgaaataaaaaactgcAAACTATTACcattttttgtattattttttttaaaggaaattgaAGTGCAAGTTACCACTGTGACTGCTATTAAAATgatggtttttttaaattcttgtaACTTTTGTTCCTCAGAATAACTTCAAAAGGACACTGTGGTGTTGTGTGAATACAGTAGAATAAAACACCTGCATAATGCAATTAAATATGACAAGAAATTATCACCATTTCCCCttggtttctttaaaaaaagcttgAAGGCAGTTTGTATAGATAGTTGTCATTTTTTGACATGATCTCACTCTCTCAAAGCAACTTTCACAACACTTACAGTAGCTGTTTTTACAGTACTgaacattttttcttcattcttgtCAACAGTAACTTCTCTCTCCTGTAGCATCCCATGTGGTGTTTTATGTGGGCTTgcttgttttgatttctttagaaaaatatttctaaccATTTTTGTCCATGGCACTGATGCCTCAATGACATTTTCCAATTAGTTAAACCTTAAATTCAAACACGAATGTACTATATATATAAGTACTTATGCatagaaaaatatgaattatcTTTGTTAGCTGAAAACTGTGTTTCATGATAAATCCTTCTTACACTTCATAATTATGATCTGTCTTTCCCCTtcacctttatttattttaggtgCCTCTCTTTATTTGCCTCATTTCTGTCTCATCAATACAGTCTCACCAATCCTGTCCACAACCAACTCTATTACATGCCTTGGCCTTTCTTCTGTGGTTAATAACGATGTGACTTGTTTTACCACTAAAACCTTCTTCCTATATAAAGCATTTTGAACTGGCTACAAGTTCAGAACACAGAGTAACCTGTTTAAAAGCTCACTGCCAGGACAAGAAGTGCTTTTCAATGCCCAGTGAGTTCTCTTTTCCCCACATTTCATTTACCTGGTAGAAGGTCTGTGGAACACCAGCAGATGGGGCTGGAATGCTGCAGAGTGTGAAGCACTTCAAGTGCAGAGCAAACAGCAGTGGGAAATttcagtgtcttggtttgagcaCAAAGTCAACTCttgttgtttgggttgtttttcagAAGGGGATCTGCGGCTGCAGGAAGAGAcaagaaacaaagcagaggCACCAGCAGAAGCTGAAAATGTTGACTTGAAGCAGTTTGTGCCAGTGGGTGGTGTGTTCCACATCGATGCCCTGCAGATTCCACCTCAGGTCATAGAAGTCAGGGACTGGAGCATGGTGGAGGTGAGTGAGGGAAGAGATCCCAGCCATGCAGGTCTCTTCCCTGTCATCCCTGGAAAGCTCTTCCTGAGGTGTGTCCTCACTGTCCTCGTGCAGCATCCACAGTTCCTTGAGCAGCAGATTAAAGGACAAAGTTTTTTAGATCGTTTTTCTTGGCCAACAtttggagcagctgaggggaccTGTGTGGTCACTGTGAGCTCAGTCAGTGCTCATCAGCATGGCCAGCACAGATCCCTGTGCTGGAAAATCCTCTTGGCCAAAGTAAAATCAGAAGATTTTAGTTTTTCATAGGCTGGTCACAAAATGACAGCAGGTTCAGTTCAGTCCCAGGCTCTACAAGACACTTGAGGATTGGAGTCACTATGTCCTACTTTTCCACTGCTGGAGCCTGGGGCAGTGCTAACCTACATCAGAGATTTGAAACCCTTTAATAAGCAAAATTCCCACTAAAAGCAAGGAAGCAGGACTGGGGGTGATAGATCAAGAGGCTGTGGGCTGCTCactttctttttgctcttccttGCCTGAAGAGCTGCAGTGCAGAACATACATGTGCTCTGCCAGCTGAGCCAGTGGATTTTGGATAAAAGAAGCTTTTCCTTACATTTGTaaaacacagggaaagggaCTGACAGAAAGAGAGGTTGCCTACCTTGTGTTTTTGCCTtccaggctgccctggcagaACTCAAGGCCTACCAACAGATGGCTCTGGTGGCATCTGCCTTTGCTTTTGCCTCCAGCAAGTGGAATGGAGCAGCAGGCCCAGAGCACGTGGTGTTCCAGGTGGGTGGGTTTAGTTTACTTTCATTTGCTCCCTGCTGCAAAGGAGGGAATGAGCAACTCGGGTGCTGATTTGTTTGTACCTGTGAACTACAACGCCTGGTTAAAGCTTCTCCCAGGACAGACAAATGGCTGTAGACAAAGAACACACCTTTCTGGTGAGACCTTGAGGAGCTTTCTCACTCTCTAGTTAAATGCACAGGACCCAAAAATATTTAGCCTAATACTTGATCTCAggagtaaaaattaaaataaattatgccTAAAGTACTAAttactaaaataaattatgccTGTTGCACCTACCTAGGagtcagaagcagcagcaggagagcccAAACCTTGGATTTTGGAGGCAAAATAGAGGGAAGATGTTGGTGTTTATACAGTACCTGGTTGCCAGTCTCTTAGGAACAGAGAGTTAATATTAATACTGGTTTAGGGGGTTTGTTTCTATATTATACTCACAAGAATTTTGAATTTCACACTAGAATTTATACTCTGGCAGTGGCACagtccatttttttcctgaaataggTAAGTGAGCATCTTGAAGCGGATTCTGTCAAAGACAGCAACTGGTCCCTTTATATGTTCGATGGTCAGAAAGCACAAAAGCTCAAAATCACTGAAAGCAGTGAAGCTTTTTCAGAAGAGCTGGAAGAAGATTCTGAATTTCATTCCACACTCTACCATCAGCTTAAGGATTTTGCCAACAAAGGAGCAATGGAGAGAGTGGAAGCAGCCAGCTTCCTGTTCAGTGATGTTGTGGATCAGCTACTCCTTGCTACAAGAGTTTTAACATACTCTTAAATactacatttttctttgaaagcttTATTATCAAAAGTTCTCAAAGTTACATTTTAAGTCTTGAGTCTTTTTCTCTTCAATCATTGAAACAGCTTCAATGactaaaatgcaaacattttctctctgttcgAGCAAAATAAGTTCTTCATTCTCTTGTGGCAAAGACCACTCAGTCGTATTTAGTATTAGCTCCTTCTGAATTGTCAAGTTGAACAGAACAGAGACCCTTTTAGCTACTTACAGATGACTTTTGTCAGaaagtggagggaaaaaaatatatatatacttttttcatttcaagtcatgctttaaagaagaaaaaccaaTCTCCCCAAAAATACCCACAACCCAAGAGAGCAAAATCCAGACCTGTAACCTTAAATAAACTATGTCAGCTGCTTGGAAAGTACAACTACAGGAGGCAGAACCTTTGTTATATGGGCGGAAGCCCGTTGTGTTGCAGTCTTGTGTAgggccacagcagctgctgtagTGATGTCCATGAGTCCCCAGGCCCTacaggctctgcagctgcaggtctctgcagggacagccctttGAGGAAGCTGGTGAGGGCAGCCAGGAGCACCAGGATGGAAACAGAAACCCAGAGGGTTTTGTTGGTGTTGGAAAAGGAAGCCTTGAAGTGGGACGTCCACAATGACACAGAGTTGTACCTGGGGAGGAGAGCAAATAGAGCAGCTCAGTTTTCCTTCAAAACTTGGATGCTCCTCCCACCCcacctcaaaaaaaccctaaactaaaaaaaaatgccaaaccACAGAGATCTTGGTCAAAAGTGACAAGGTTGGTACTGGAGGTTGTGTTCTGGGTTTCATAGAgttgattgggttggaaaagacc from Pithys albifrons albifrons isolate INPA30051 chromosome 3, PitAlb_v1, whole genome shotgun sequence includes these protein-coding regions:
- the LOC139669186 gene encoding dynein axonemal intermediate chain 7-like — translated: MILWQRYLSCDGSPDPTVLRELNTFLSLWREEQDEDVQLVMEKGAQVLKLIENLQLLLMDTPPPEMAEKEAVQYQESILELQTLLRHKYNGATQQLLKTASMYEDSETGNMQAVIKDKNVTFCIWVNLKKKVRFKSHMFTDAQHGFDLPKSLALSSVAVRILHTRYDHVSPLWLLCQGLPNLETLESKEASEHPKDSAEEPGEEGKKPREEPSVGAGEETGPEGRKVQSFRKEQHSTIATGEDTERKSAISDRSSQEGDLRLQEETRNKAEAPAEAENVDLKQFVPVGGVFHIDALQIPPQVIEVRDWSMVEAALAELKAYQQMALVASAFAFASSKWNGAAGPEHVVFQVSEHLEADSVKDSNWSLYMFDGQKAQKLKITESSEAFSEELEEDSEFHSTLYHQLKDFANKGAMERVEAASFLFSDVVDQLLLATRVLTYS